In a genomic window of Phycodurus eques isolate BA_2022a chromosome 2, UOR_Pequ_1.1, whole genome shotgun sequence:
- the LOC133395172 gene encoding uncharacterized protein LOC133395172 yields the protein MAFRFGRNPLVSTVHSPTRVRKSSTRVPTTTRPNFIIPPTRVQQDGAQGERRHASVLRHLGSRAHQGGGQKLGQGSHDGGRQRLRLRPGGRTARHRCWGRRGQPAGRLAVQRSVPSAPTDPGRAPAGAAAQTVRGRERGAGRSELDGRGPAGGLGDGQRHVAAAGGGRPAQLRHQGAPSRGALQRLTRRLPNDHLHQIGLLLSKATSPFD from the exons ATGGCCTTTCGTTTTGGGAGGAACCCTCTTGTCTCAACTGTTCACTCTCCGACACGAGTCCGGAAGTCGTCGACAAGAGTCCCAACAACAACGCGACCAAACTTTATTATTCCTCCAACACGAGTACAG CAAGATGGCGCCCAGGGTGAACGACGTCATGCGTCTGTGCTGCGACATCTCGGCTCACGAGCACATCAAGGTGGCGGTCAAAAGCTCGGCCAAGGGAGCCATGATGGCGGGCGGCAGCGCCTTCGTCTGAGGCCTGGTGGGCGGACCGCCCGGCATCGCTGTTG GGGGCGTCGTGGGCAGCCTGCTGGCCGGCTGGCTGTCCAGCGGTCAGTTCCGTCCGCTCCCACAGATCCTGGCCGAGCTCCCGCCGGCGCAGCAGCGCAAACTGTGCGAGGACGTGAGCGCGGTGCTGGCCGGTCTGAACTGGACGGACGCGGCCCAGCTGGTGGCCTTGGTGATGGGCAACGCCACGTTGCAGCAGCAGGTGGTGGCCGCCCTGCTCAACTACGTCACCAAGGAGCTCCGAGCCGAGGTGCGCTACAGAGACTGACGCGCCGCCTTCCAAACGACCACTTGCATCAAATTGGGCTTCTTTTGTCGAAAGCAACCTCtccttttgattga
- the si:ch211-260e23.9 gene encoding tumor protein p53-inducible nuclear protein 2, translated as MIGKLISQLLGGGECEEGRDALEEVLEFEEGGWVVVSLPDVGPVLSPEAPDPLEDLRIQHPGMCVYQMSRRLSGGAEEDREDEGEDGSDEDEENASSRLVTSSSLAVPRLAAWGLPLASGRGATAAAERRKLSRGALLRQNLTVKTRRSPAAERRVKQPSQRPYNY; from the exons ATGATTGGCAAGCTCATTTCTCAGCTGCTCGGCGGCGGCGAATGCGAGGAGGGCCGGGATGCTCTGGAGGAAGTTCTGGAGTTTGAAGAGGGAGGCTGGGTCGTCGTCAGTCTGCCAG ACGTGGGGCCCGTCCTGTCCCCCGAGGCGCCGGACCCACTGGAGGACCTCCGGATCCAACATCCCGGCATGTGCGTCTATCAGATGAGCCGCCGGCTGAGCGGAGGAGCCGAGGAGGACCGAGAAGACGAGGGAGAAGACGGTTCGGATGAAGATGAGGAAAACGCTTCTTCCAG GCTGGTCACGTCATCGTCTTTGGCGGTGCCACGTCTGGCGGCGTGGGGCCTTCCGCTGGCGTCCGGCAGGGGCGCGACGGCGGCGGCTGAGCGCAGGAAGCTGAGCCGGGGGGCCCTGCTCAGGCAAAACCTGACGGTTAAGACACGCCGCTCGCCGGCGGCCGAGCGCCGCGTCAAGCAGCCCAGCCAACGCCCGTACAACTATTGA